AGTGGTTTATGATTCTTCTATCCACTTCTTAGGTCTTGTTGGTGGTATTTTTGCAGTATTAGGTGTGGTTGTTCTTCCAATTACATCAGGCGATACAGCATTCCGTGCGGCACGTCTTGTTATTGCAGAATTCTTCAACTTAGAACAAAAAACCTTAGCTAAACGTTTAATGATTGCTGTTCCATTATTTACGCTTGGTTTTATCGTATCAAAAATCGACTTCTCAATCTTATGGCGTTACTTCACTTGGGCAAACCAAACCACAGCGATGGTAATGTTATGGACTGCAGCAGCATACTTATACCGTTATAATAAATTCCACTGGGTATGTACAATTCCTGCGGTATTTATCAGTACAGTATGTTTCACTTACCTAGCATACAACAAAATTGGTTTCGGTTTAGACTATCAATTATCTGTTTATATCGGCTTAGGTTTAACAGCACTTTGTTTAGTATTATTCTTCACACAGCTTAAACCATTAGGTGCTCGTGACGAAGAAGCTTATGTAAATAACTAGTCAAATTGAGTTAAAAATTTAAAAACCGTTTGAGGAAAACCTCAAACGGTTTTTTTGTTTATTTTATTACCAAAATTTACCAATCTTTACGTTTTAATTGCTTGCAAGTTAAGGCTACAACCGATAAACTTACACAAAGTGGTGAAAAGTGGAATTTTGTGGAGAATTCTGCTAATTTTTCTAAAAATAAACGTTTAAAGGTAGAAAAATGTTTCGTGGTGCAGCAGCGGTAAATTTAGATGCGAAGGGGCGTGTAGCGATTCCTACTCGTTATCGTGCTGAAATCATGGAAAAGAACCAAGGCCAAATGGTTTGTACCGTTGATATTCGTCAGCCTTGTTTATTGCTTTATCCTTTAGATGAGTGGGAAAAAATCGAACAAAAACTACTTTCACTCTCCAACTTTGACCCAAATCAACGCCGTTTACAACGTGTTATGCTTGGTTATGCCACTGAATGTGAAATGGATGCGCAAGGTCGTATCTTATTAAGTGGTCCATTACGTCAACACGCAAAATTAGAAAAAGGCTTAATGTTGGTAGGGCAGTTGAATAAATTTGAAATTTGGAGTGATACCGAATGGTATGCACAAATTGATGAAGATATCGAAATTGGCTCAAGTGCTGAATTCGGTGCTTCTGAAGAACTAAAAATGCTGTCATTATAGAACAGCAGCACTAGCAGGATAAGCGGTGCTTGCGCCGCTCTATCTTCTCTTTATCGATTTTGATTTAACGTTTACTTTTTACTTATGACTATGCAAAATTCCTTTTCTGCACCTGAACATATCACAGTTTTGCTTCACGAAGCGGTGAATGGTTTGGCGTTGAAAGAAAACGGAATTTATATCGATGGTACCTTTGGTCGTGGTGGTCATTCTCGTCTTATTCTTTCCCAACTTTCTGAAAATGGTCGTTTAATTGCTATCGATCGCGACCCTCGTGCAATTGCTGAAGCTGAAAAAATTCAAGACCCTCGTTTTCATATTGAACATAATAGCTTTTCTCACATTCCAGACATCTGTCAAAAACTCGATTTAGTTGGTAAAATTGACGGTATTTTGCTGGATTTAGGGGTGTCATCTCCACAGCTTGATGAAGCAGACCGTGGTTTCAGTTTTATGAAAGATGGCCCGTTAGATATGCGCATGGATACCACACAAGGTTTATCTGCGGCAGAGTGGCTAAAGCAAGTATCTGTTGATGATTTAACTTGGGTGTTAAAAACCTTTGGTGAAGAGCGTTTTGCAAAACGAATTGCCACTGCCATCGTAGAATTTAATAAAAGTGCGGTTAAAAATGGCACAGAATGTTTGAGTCGTACTTCTCAGCTCGCTGAATTAATTGCTCAAGCCGTACCATTTAAAGATAAACATAAGCATCCGGCTACTCGTAGTTTCCAAGCCATTCGAATTTATATTAATGCAGAATTAGATGAATTAGAAAGTGTATTAAATTCTGCATTAGATATGTTAGCCCCTGAAGGGCGTTTATCGATTATCAGTTTCCATTCACTTGAAGACAGAATGGTAAAACATTTCATGCGTAAGCAAAGCAAAGGCGAGGATATTCCAAGAGGCTTACCACTACGTGAAGATCAAATTCAACGTAATCAAAAGTTAAAAATCATTGGTAAAGCTATTCAGCCGAGTGAGGCTGAAATTTCGGCAAATCCACGCTCAAGAAGTGCGGTTTTACGTATTGCGGAAAGGGTGAAATAAGATGTTAGAAAATAGCGAACGTTATCCTTTACAACATATTCTCGTTGAAGATATTTTTTCTTCTAATAAATTAGTTGTCGTCTTACTTTTATTAATTTTAGCTTCTGCAATGGGCACGATTTGGATGACCCACCAAACACGAGGCTTAATTTCTGAAAACGGGCAATTGGTATTACAACACCAAGCCCTTGAAAACGAATATCGCAATTTGCAATTACAAGAAGCAACCGAAAGTGATAATACAAGAGTTGAATCTATTGCAATTGGTACATTAAAAATGCAACGTGTTCAAAGTGAACAAGAAGTGGTTATTTTTGAATAGGAATTTTGAATAAAATGGTTAGATTTAATTCCTCTAAGAAACCAGGAAAGCCAAAGAAAACAATTAGAAAATTGGCTCAACCTGCGTCAGTAAAACCAAACAAACCGAAAATGGTGTTTGAGAAATGCTTCCTTCGTGGTCGTTATCTCATTGCGACAAGTTTTATTTTCTTAGGCTTAGGCGCATTAGTGGCTCGTGCTGCTTATGTGCAATCGGTTAATTCTGAAACCCTTTCTGGTGAAGCGGACAAACGTTCATTACGTAAAGATGATGTGCTTTCTGTTCGTGGTTCAATTTTAGATCGTAATGGCCAATTATTATCGGTGAGTGTGCCGATGAGCGCAATTGTGGCTGAACCTCGTTTAATGTTAAAAGAAAATGCATTAGAGGATAAAGAACGTATCAAAGCCCTTGCTAACGAATTAAATATGACACCTGCAGAGTTGGTGAAAAAAATTGAGAAAAATCCAAAATCAGGTTTCTTGTATTTAGCACGTCAAGTAGA
This portion of the Haemophilus parainfluenzae T3T1 genome encodes:
- the mraZ gene encoding division/cell wall cluster transcriptional repressor MraZ; translation: MFRGAAAVNLDAKGRVAIPTRYRAEIMEKNQGQMVCTVDIRQPCLLLYPLDEWEKIEQKLLSLSNFDPNQRRLQRVMLGYATECEMDAQGRILLSGPLRQHAKLEKGLMLVGQLNKFEIWSDTEWYAQIDEDIEIGSSAEFGASEELKMLSL
- the rsmH gene encoding 16S rRNA (cytosine(1402)-N(4))-methyltransferase RsmH, translating into MTMQNSFSAPEHITVLLHEAVNGLALKENGIYIDGTFGRGGHSRLILSQLSENGRLIAIDRDPRAIAEAEKIQDPRFHIEHNSFSHIPDICQKLDLVGKIDGILLDLGVSSPQLDEADRGFSFMKDGPLDMRMDTTQGLSAAEWLKQVSVDDLTWVLKTFGEERFAKRIATAIVEFNKSAVKNGTECLSRTSQLAELIAQAVPFKDKHKHPATRSFQAIRIYINAELDELESVLNSALDMLAPEGRLSIISFHSLEDRMVKHFMRKQSKGEDIPRGLPLREDQIQRNQKLKIIGKAIQPSEAEISANPRSRSAVLRIAERVK
- the ftsL gene encoding cell division protein FtsL produces the protein MLENSERYPLQHILVEDIFSSNKLVVVLLLLILASAMGTIWMTHQTRGLISENGQLVLQHQALENEYRNLQLQEATESDNTRVESIAIGTLKMQRVQSEQEVVIFE